Part of the Syntrophorhabdales bacterium genome, CTGGCTGCGGCCCGCAACGTGAGGCTCACTGGCGGCATTGAATTTATGCTCGTACTCGATTATTTCATGACGCCGACCGCCATGGAAGCAGACGTGGTGCTTCCCGCGTCGCTACCTATTGAGACCGGCGGCTCTTTCACTGCGTGCGACCGAAGGGTGCAGGAAACCAAGGCGATATTTGCGCCACGTAGCGGGATGGAGAGCTGGCAGATAATCACGGGGCTCGCGAACAGGCTGGGCACCCCCTTTAAATACAAATCGGCAAAAGACGTAGCCTCTGAAATTCGCTCTGCAATTCCTGCCTACGGGGCTACGAAGTCAGGATTATTCTGGGGGCAGCCTATTTTTGAAAAAGGATTCATGACGCCAGACGGGAAAGCAAAGTTCAGCATTCTTAAGATAGATCTTTCCCCGTGCAGTGTCGAAAAGAAACAGTATGTCTCGTCAGAAAACTACTTCCGGACGAACGTCAAGGGCAGGCTGACGAGCCAAGCCTAAAGCCGGGAAGTAGGCTTGTGGCTTTATTCACAAAATGGTATAGTGTAGCCGCATGCAGATGAGGGCGCGAAAAGAGGGCAGAGTCGTGAAGGCTACCCGAAGCCTTGAAGAAATCAACTACGATCTGCAGAAACGCGTCCAGGAGCTCGAGTGTCTCTACCGCATAAGCCCCGAGCTCGAATCTAACGCCGATCTCAAAGACAGACTCACCAATTCTATTGGGTACCTCCTAAAGGGCCTCCAGTATCCCGAAATCGCCAAAGCATCGATCTGGCTGGATGGTATCGAGTACTCAGCAGACGGCCCATCCACGTGCCAGGATAGCGTTAACGTTTTCTCATCCGACATCCTCGTTGAGGGAAAGGATAGAGGGAGAGTCGAAGTCTGCTACACAAAAAACGCCGATTTTCTTCCCGAGGAAAAAAAACTGATCAATGAGGTAAGCAGGAAGATTTCGAAATGGATTGAGAGAGAAGAACTGCACTCCGAACTCCAAAAATATGTGCGCAGACTCGAGGAGTTGGTCGAGGAAAAGACGAGTGAGTTGGAGAAGTCCAAGAAGCGATATAAGGATCTTTTTGAGGACGCTCCTGTCCCTATGCTCTTTTCAAGATTCAACGGGGATATCATAAAGGCCAACAGAGCCTTCTACCAGTTGTTTGATTACCCCGAAGACGGCTCTGTCCATCTCAATTTCGTCAAGGATAAGCTGTACGAAGACATGGAGGCCAGGAAAACCATTTACAAGAAGCTCATGGAACAGGGCAGAGTCGACAACTTCGAACTCGCGCTGCTCGATCGTAACGGGGCGCCCATTCCTGTCGCAGGCTCTTACATTTTTATCGACATCGACGGCGAGCGCTGCGTGGAATCTGTCTATAAAGACCTTAGACTGCGTAAGGAGCTGGAACAAAAGCTCATTGAGCAGAACGAAAATCTGGAGAATATGGTACGGACACGGACCCTTGACCTCGAAAATCAGAAGGACCTCCTGATCAGAAAGAACCATGAGCTGATGACGCTTACTGAAAAACTGAGGGAGAGCAAGAGCAGAGTCCAGATTCTCTTCAATGCCATCACGGACGCGGTGACGGTTATCGATCACGACCTGAATATCCTGATGTCGAACCAGAAAAACATCGGGAACAAGGGAAAATGCTACAAGAAAGTCTTTAACAGGGAACAGCCATGCGACGATTGCCTTGTGGCACGGGTTTTTGAACAGAAAACCTCTGTCCGGCAGGAAAAAGAGATAGACGACGGACACTATCTGTTACAGGCATACCCGATTCTCGACGCAAAAGGCAATGTTGAGGCAGCGCTTGAGATTTCCCGTGTGATCACAAAAGAGAAGAACCTTGAGCGGCAGCTTCTGCAGGCCGACAAACTCGCATCCCTGGGGCAGCTCGTTTCAGGCATCGGCCACGAGATCAACAACCCCAACACCTTCATCCGCGGCAACCTCTACATCATTCAGGAAGCGATGAACGACATTTTTCCTATCCTGGACCAGTACCATAAATCGA contains:
- a CDS encoding ATP-binding protein, with protein sequence MKATRSLEEINYDLQKRVQELECLYRISPELESNADLKDRLTNSIGYLLKGLQYPEIAKASIWLDGIEYSADGPSTCQDSVNVFSSDILVEGKDRGRVEVCYTKNADFLPEEKKLINEVSRKISKWIEREELHSELQKYVRRLEELVEEKTSELEKSKKRYKDLFEDAPVPMLFSRFNGDIIKANRAFYQLFDYPEDGSVHLNFVKDKLYEDMEARKTIYKKLMEQGRVDNFELALLDRNGAPIPVAGSYIFIDIDGERCVESVYKDLRLRKELEQKLIEQNENLENMVRTRTLDLENQKDLLIRKNHELMTLTEKLRESKSRVQILFNAITDAVTVIDHDLNILMSNQKNIGNKGKCYKKVFNREQPCDDCLVARVFEQKTSVRQEKEIDDGHYLLQAYPILDAKGNVEAALEISRVITKEKNLERQLLQADKLASLGQLVSGIGHEINNPNTFIRGNLYIIQEAMNDIFPILDQYHKSNPDARIARLDYDIFRQSVPVLIEDMVQGANRIKGIVDGLRKFAKKDEGLLNETVNINTITEACLRLADNQIRRTADVKVSLDPGLPSITGNSQKLQQVIVNILINASQAIDKQRGTIHVMSQSTDKEVVLKVKDDGKGMDDRILRQIFDPFFTTKRHQGGTGLGLSIAYGIIKEHQGRIEVESKAGMGTTFSIYIPRNI